A stretch of the Methanobacterium veterum genome encodes the following:
- a CDS encoding ATP-binding cassette domain-containing protein, whose protein sequence is MNIIETKNVTYQYPDGTNALENINFSAPTGKIIALLGPNGAGKSTLFLHFNGILQPTSGSVMVDNACLNYKKEDLMNLRQKVGIVFQNPDDQLFAPTVVEDVAFGPVNLGLSKEEVKKRVDESLRRVEMIEFKHKAPHHLSGGQKKRVAIAGILAMHPKIMVLDEPTSGLDPRGASKIMKLLYELNREGITIIISTHDVDLVPLYAHSVYIISKGNIIKKGSPQEVFEDAETIRKANLRLPRIAHLVEILQKEDKVPFDKPYPLTIGEARKRIYNQIKD, encoded by the coding sequence ATGAATATTATTGAAACAAAAAATGTTACTTATCAGTATCCAGACGGAACTAACGCTTTAGAAAACATTAATTTCAGTGCTCCAACTGGCAAAATTATTGCACTTCTTGGTCCAAATGGAGCAGGAAAATCAACATTATTTTTACACTTCAATGGAATACTGCAGCCTACATCTGGAAGTGTAATGGTAGATAATGCCTGTTTAAACTATAAAAAAGAAGATCTTATGAATTTGAGGCAGAAAGTTGGGATAGTATTTCAAAATCCTGATGATCAGCTGTTTGCCCCAACAGTGGTGGAAGATGTAGCTTTTGGCCCTGTGAATTTAGGTTTATCAAAAGAAGAAGTAAAAAAACGAGTTGATGAATCTTTAAGAAGGGTAGAAATGATTGAATTTAAACATAAAGCGCCACATCATTTAAGCGGTGGCCAGAAGAAAAGGGTGGCTATTGCAGGCATCCTGGCAATGCACCCCAAGATCATGGTTCTAGATGAACCAACGAGTGGTCTTGATCCGAGGGGTGCCTCGAAAATTATGAAACTACTTTATGAGCTTAACCGGGAAGGAATTACTATTATTATATCCACCCATGATGTTGATCTGGTGCCCCTATATGCACATAGTGTTTATATAATCAGTAAGGGGAATATAATCAAAAAAGGAAGCCCTCAGGAAGTTTTTGAAGATGCTGAAACCATAAGAAAGGCTAATTTACGTCTTCCAAGAATAGCACACCTTGTGGAAATACTTCAAAAGGAAGATAAGGTGCCGTTTGATAAGCCGTATCCTCTTACGATAGGTGAAGCCAGGAAAAGGATATATAATCAAATTAAAGATTGA
- a CDS encoding HoxN/HupN/NixA family nickel/cobalt transporter — translation MNLISGITAVTSEMSLMFIISAFILGALHALEPGHGKSVMAAFVIGTDAELKDASLLGLTVVFSHVIVVVLLGIVSIFLIGALDVNRTHEVMSLIGGIILVGVGLWMVRKYYHPHHHHEHSIDTKKGVVAIGLSTGLIPCPAALAVLLFSIANNQLYNGLVYVLIFSAGLAISITILSALFVKGRGFIQSYMGSSAINKIPLLSGTIIIVIGLFTLLQPVFESI, via the coding sequence ATGAATTTAATATCAGGAATAACAGCGGTCACGTCAGAAATGAGTTTAATGTTTATAATTTCTGCATTTATACTTGGTGCGCTGCATGCACTGGAACCAGGCCATGGAAAATCAGTCATGGCTGCATTTGTTATAGGTACTGATGCCGAATTAAAGGATGCTTCATTACTAGGGCTTACTGTAGTTTTTTCCCATGTAATTGTTGTAGTTTTGCTTGGAATAGTTTCAATATTTTTAATAGGGGCTTTAGACGTTAATAGAACCCATGAAGTCATGAGTTTAATAGGTGGAATTATACTGGTGGGAGTTGGTTTATGGATGGTGAGAAAATATTATCACCCACATCACCACCATGAACACAGTATCGATACTAAGAAAGGAGTTGTTGCTATTGGATTATCTACTGGTTTAATACCCTGTCCTGCAGCCCTGGCAGTACTGCTTTTCAGTATTGCAAATAACCAGTTATACAACGGCCTTGTATATGTTTTGATATTCAGTGCAGGGCTTGCAATATCCATAACTATTCTTTCAGCGCTTTTTGTTAAAGGGAGAGGATTTATCCAAAGTTACATGGGTAGCAGTGCCATAAACAAGATTCCACTGTTAAGTGGAACTATTATCATTGTAATAGGATTATTTACACTATTACAGCCTGTATTTGAATCTATTTAA
- the hmdC gene encoding 5,10-methenyltetrahydromethanopterin hydrogenase cofactor biosynthesis protein HmdC, protein MHEIIKEAVNDMDSALELCKSQKNVVDVVNAVSELNTKEAMKLGMNFKKFPLGCDLTEIVVGTCASDLEKRDLLGNCILANMIGAPIHICAYAFADIAEAHGMKGIDIIKEVSAITDVPLDLDHFGRYGPMRFPKEIVKCSGQCYYQGPYFEECPRGRIHSRLFDKEKREEINKEEWIKLSSSVAVNLTSEQGGEGHAAPIEEAEEVAGLAKKHGKGLETIMFIGDGYDDLITGFEKALNIGADVFVLEGGPFNNSKNRLDAFAKAVAMARILVPGKVVATNGAYEDECRAGLRAGLNAIITGFPNNHHGYMCGYSPGTARRGIFGLPRVIKMIKEEVKCESASIPVQREELKALTRAVKIAGPHNIYPHKIGSFEVGDAHWVTLANSNLYKYINIDKTAKSIVNDLKGDNVSLLGGRFVSWVIAKELDGLVDDIIISDMDPWVEKVTVQNLSEELNTNVTGAGSNDKYAAENSKNSIITSTVPQIADKISKKIPGTIKLI, encoded by the coding sequence ATGCATGAAATAATAAAAGAAGCCGTTAATGATATGGATTCAGCATTAGAACTTTGTAAATCACAAAAAAACGTTGTTGATGTAGTAAATGCAGTATCAGAACTGAATACAAAAGAAGCTATGAAATTAGGTATGAATTTTAAAAAGTTTCCCCTGGGTTGCGACCTGACAGAAATCGTTGTAGGAACCTGTGCATCCGATCTGGAAAAACGAGACCTTCTTGGCAATTGTATTCTAGCAAATATGATCGGGGCCCCCATACATATATGTGCTTACGCCTTCGCAGATATTGCAGAAGCCCATGGAATGAAAGGAATTGACATTATCAAAGAAGTCAGCGCGATAACTGATGTCCCTTTAGATCTTGATCATTTTGGCCGCTATGGTCCTATGAGATTTCCTAAAGAAATAGTTAAGTGTTCAGGGCAGTGTTATTATCAAGGGCCCTATTTTGAAGAGTGTCCAAGGGGAAGAATTCATTCAAGACTTTTTGATAAGGAAAAAAGAGAAGAAATAAATAAAGAGGAATGGATTAAGCTTTCTTCTTCGGTAGCTGTTAATTTAACCAGTGAACAGGGTGGAGAAGGCCATGCAGCTCCCATAGAAGAAGCAGAGGAAGTTGCCGGCTTGGCTAAAAAACATGGAAAAGGACTAGAAACCATCATGTTCATTGGTGACGGATATGATGACCTGATTACTGGTTTTGAGAAAGCCTTGAATATAGGTGCTGATGTTTTTGTTTTAGAAGGAGGCCCTTTTAACAATTCCAAAAATAGACTTGATGCATTTGCTAAAGCAGTTGCTATGGCCCGAATTTTAGTTCCAGGCAAAGTAGTTGCAACCAATGGCGCATATGAAGATGAATGCAGGGCAGGTCTAAGAGCAGGTCTTAATGCAATTATAACAGGCTTCCCTAATAATCACCACGGATATATGTGTGGATACTCCCCAGGGACTGCTAGAAGAGGTATTTTTGGGCTCCCCAGAGTTATAAAAATGATAAAAGAAGAAGTTAAATGTGAATCGGCCAGCATTCCAGTACAAAGAGAAGAATTAAAAGCTCTGACAAGGGCTGTAAAGATAGCTGGGCCCCACAACATATATCCCCATAAAATTGGATCTTTTGAGGTTGGCGATGCTCATTGGGTTACTTTAGCCAATTCAAACCTTTATAAATATATAAATATAGATAAAACTGCAAAAAGTATAGTAAATGATTTAAAAGGAGATAATGTGTCTTTATTAGGTGGCAGATTTGTCTCATGGGTTATAGCTAAAGAATTAGATGGATTAGTGGATGATATTATTATCAGCGACATGGATCCATGGGTAGAAAAAGTTACAGTTCAAAACCTAAGTGAAGAACTAAATACAAACGTTACTGGCGCTGGATCTAATGATAAATATGCTGCGGAAAATTCAAAAAACAGCATTATAACTTCAACGGTTCCACAAATTGCAGATAAAATTTCAAAAAAGATACCCGGCACCATCAAATTGATATAA
- a CDS encoding hydrogenase iron-sulfur subunit, producing MSEPKIVGFCCNWCCYGGADTAGTARMQYPPGVRIIRVMCSGRINPEMILKAFKEGADGVFVGGCHIGDCHYDSGNYKWKRRAKFIEDLIPEFGIDKERFRFEWISASEGEKFQKTMKEFYNCIKSIGPIQKSN from the coding sequence ATGTCTGAACCAAAAATAGTGGGATTCTGTTGTAACTGGTGTTGTTATGGAGGGGCAGATACCGCGGGGACTGCCCGTATGCAGTACCCTCCAGGAGTTAGAATTATAAGGGTCATGTGTTCTGGAAGAATCAATCCTGAAATGATACTCAAAGCATTTAAGGAAGGAGCAGACGGTGTATTTGTAGGCGGCTGCCATATTGGGGACTGTCATTATGACTCAGGGAACTATAAATGGAAAAGAAGGGCTAAATTCATTGAAGATCTCATTCCAGAATTTGGAATAGATAAAGAAAGGTTTAGATTTGAATGGATATCTGCTTCAGAGGGTGAAAAATTCCAAAAAACCATGAAAGAATTTTATAACTGTATAAAATCAATTGGACCTATTCAAAAATCCAATTAA
- a CDS encoding Coenzyme F420 hydrogenase/dehydrogenase, beta subunit C-terminal domain, with amino-acid sequence MNPEYLLARSKSPEILDEGECGGAVSSIFLYLLDKELVEGVLTLTRGEDIYDGIPSLIEESEDVLKTCGSLHCAPTMLGDIIKKHMNDMKLAVAVKPCDAMAINELEKRCQLEKDKLYKIGLNCGGTVMPVTARKMIDIFYNVDPDDVIKEEIDKGQFIIELKDGSHKSVKIDELEEKGYGRRANCQRCDLMVPRNADIACGNWGAEPGWTFIEIITEKGKELVENAKKEGYIEVKIPSEKSISIRSKIEESMIKLAQNFQDKYLEENYPSSENREKYWNRCIKCYACRDVCPICYCKECALDKECYVEEDQIPPNPITFQGVRLSHMSFSCINCGQCEDVCPMEIPLSVIYQKMQKKYKKESGYIAGVNDELPPLYSPEKE; translated from the coding sequence GGTGTTCTAACTTTAACAAGAGGTGAAGATATCTATGACGGTATTCCTTCACTTATTGAAGAATCAGAAGATGTACTGAAAACATGCGGTTCACTGCACTGTGCACCTACCATGTTAGGAGATATAATAAAAAAACACATGAATGACATGAAGCTTGCTGTGGCTGTGAAACCATGTGACGCTATGGCAATTAATGAATTAGAAAAGCGGTGCCAGTTAGAAAAAGATAAACTGTACAAAATAGGTTTAAACTGTGGAGGTACCGTAATGCCTGTAACCGCCCGGAAAATGATAGACATATTCTATAATGTTGATCCAGATGATGTGATCAAAGAAGAAATAGACAAAGGGCAGTTCATAATTGAACTTAAAGACGGGAGCCACAAATCTGTTAAAATAGATGAACTCGAAGAAAAAGGGTATGGAAGGCGTGCAAACTGCCAGAGATGTGATCTTATGGTTCCTAGAAACGCAGATATAGCCTGCGGTAACTGGGGGGCGGAACCAGGATGGACATTTATAGAAATAATTACAGAAAAAGGGAAAGAATTAGTAGAAAATGCCAAAAAAGAAGGTTACATTGAAGTTAAAATTCCTTCTGAAAAGTCTATATCGATACGAAGCAAAATTGAAGAATCAATGATAAAGCTAGCCCAGAACTTCCAGGATAAATATCTAGAAGAAAATTATCCATCTTCCGAAAACCGGGAAAAATACTGGAATAGATGTATAAAATGCTATGCATGTCGAGATGTCTGCCCTATCTGTTACTGTAAAGAATGTGCACTGGATAAAGAATGTTATGTAGAAGAAGACCAGATCCCTCCTAATCCAATTACTTTCCAGGGTGTTAGGCTATCCCATATGAGTTTTAGCTGTATAAACTGCGGCCAGTGTGAAGATGTATGTCCTATGGAAATTCCGCTGTCTGTAATCTACCAAAAAATGCAAAAAAAGTATAAAAAAGAATCAGGGTACATAGCAGGAGTAAATGATGAATTACCTCCGTTATACAGCCCAGAAAAGGAGTAA